A stretch of the Enterobacter mori genome encodes the following:
- a CDS encoding FAD-dependent monooxygenase, with product MKQIDQKKNILICGSGIAGPTLAFWLAKQGHKVTVVERASSLRLTGQTVDIRDEGRDVVERMGLLKDISELMTNEEGLRFVDSKNIIQAEYPSAGGKKSFVTDIEILRADLSTLLLKSTQDDVEYIFGDYVTSCHENEAEVIVNFKNHAQRTFDLMVIAEGMRSSTRELVFGKVPVHHIGLYTAYFAMPYQPQDGTWVRWSNCTGGKSILLRPDQGRSTRAYLYIRSSKRGIDLTGRSAVNSFIKSTFRNDGWEAPRILEELDKTDDIFFEDLGQIRMDSWSRGRVVLLGDAAYCATPVSGMGTTLSIVGAYILAKSLLTREDHHAAYKAYEQKMRPYVQQAQSIKPWTIRLEQPSTKLGIALFYRWKRLEKTKLMQFLMSPFGPKREHVDFLGAPIVYDTDIIRAPEKSTL from the coding sequence ATGAAACAGATAGATCAAAAAAAGAACATTCTCATTTGTGGATCAGGTATTGCCGGACCAACACTGGCATTTTGGTTAGCTAAGCAAGGGCATAAGGTCACTGTCGTTGAGCGAGCATCAAGCTTACGCTTAACGGGGCAAACTGTAGACATTCGCGATGAAGGCCGTGATGTGGTTGAGCGCATGGGGCTTCTTAAAGACATTTCAGAATTAATGACAAATGAAGAGGGTTTGCGCTTCGTTGACAGCAAAAATATCATTCAGGCTGAATATCCAAGTGCAGGTGGGAAGAAGTCATTTGTTACAGATATAGAAATACTCAGAGCTGACTTATCGACGCTTCTGCTGAAATCGACACAAGATGATGTTGAGTATATTTTTGGAGATTACGTCACTTCCTGTCATGAGAATGAAGCTGAAGTCATTGTTAACTTCAAAAATCATGCTCAGAGAACTTTTGACCTTATGGTTATTGCTGAAGGGATGCGGTCATCCACGCGCGAACTCGTTTTTGGTAAGGTTCCTGTTCATCACATTGGTCTATACACTGCCTATTTTGCGATGCCTTATCAGCCTCAGGATGGGACATGGGTGCGCTGGAGCAATTGTACGGGTGGAAAGTCTATTCTGTTACGCCCGGACCAGGGACGCTCAACCCGGGCATATCTGTATATCAGAAGCAGTAAGCGAGGCATTGACCTTACAGGCCGAAGTGCCGTTAATAGCTTCATAAAAAGCACTTTCAGGAACGATGGCTGGGAAGCACCACGCATACTTGAAGAACTTGATAAAACTGACGATATCTTCTTTGAAGATCTTGGGCAGATACGAATGGACTCATGGTCCAGGGGAAGAGTCGTATTGCTTGGGGATGCGGCTTATTGCGCGACGCCTGTAAGTGGTATGGGTACCACTCTTTCAATCGTAGGTGCATATATTTTGGCCAAGTCACTGTTGACCAGAGAGGATCATCATGCTGCATACAAAGCGTACGAACAAAAAATGCGACCCTATGTGCAACAAGCTCAGTCGATAAAACCCTGGACTATACGACTCGAACAACCTTCAACCAAACTGGGTATTGCGCTATTTTATAGGTGGAAGCGACTAGAAAAGACGAAGCTCATGCAGTTCCTTATGAGTCCTTTTGGGCCTAAAAGAGAGCATGTGGATTTTTTGGGCGCTCCCATCGTTTACGACACAGACATCATTCGCGCACCTGAGAAATCAACTTTGTAG